The window AAAATTTTGCCGTCTTTCGTCACGGGCGCCTGCGCGAAACACCAGAGAACCGTATCCAGAGAAATCAAAAGGGCGCGCATTCTGGCCCGTATGCCTTTTGTTGTGTAGCGTGTCACAGGATGCTTTCTGGCAACGCGTGTTTCCGGCGGCAGATGTTGTAATTGCGGCATAGAGAGATTCGGAAATTAAGAGATTGGGGTAAAAGAGTAAAAGTTTTAAGAGCGGGAGATTTAGGATTTATAGGGGCGCTCCCTAATTTCTTAATCTCCCAATCTCCTAATAACTATAAGACAACGCAAGGAGAAAAACCGTGGAAGTGATATTCATAAAAGACGTGCCGGGCGTGGCGTCCAAAGGTCAGAAAAAAAAGATAGCGCGGGGTTTTGCCAGAAATTACCTTTTTCCCAGAGAGTTGGCCGTCGAAATCACCAAGAAAAACGCCGCGACCGTCGCCGCGCACGAAAAACTTATCGGCAGACGTCTTGCCGCCGAAAAGAAAAAGCTTGAGGAACTCGCCAAACAGATAGAAGGTCTCTCGGTTACCGTGGAAGCCGCGGTCGGCGCCGGCGGAAAAATGTTCGGGGCGGTTACAGCCGCAGAAATAGCCGAAA is drawn from Elusimicrobia bacterium HGW-Elusimicrobia-1 and contains these coding sequences:
- the rplI gene encoding 50S ribosomal protein L9, with amino-acid sequence MEVIFIKDVPGVASKGQKKKIARGFARNYLFPRELAVEITKKNAATVAAHEKLIGRRLAAEKKKLEELAKQIEGLSVTVEAAVGAGGKMFGAVTAAEIAENLAKQMPEATLPKHAVTLKEPIKQTGAYTVEVTLHPEVKTTLKVWVIEKK